A window from Tenrec ecaudatus isolate mTenEca1 chromosome Y, mTenEca1.hap1, whole genome shotgun sequence encodes these proteins:
- the LOC142435555 gene encoding arylsulfatase L-like isoform X2 translates to MRAPELAGRWLPAALGLLLAWMPSAAHDLAGSRPNFVLLMVDDLGIGDIGCYGNRTIRTPNIDRLAREGVKLTQHIAAASVCTPSRAAFLTGRYPLRSGMVSSQGNRVLLSAAVSGGLPTNETTFAKILREEGYATGIIGKWHLGLNCAWRDDHCHHPAAHGFLHFYGTPFTMTLDCLGWGRSPKHVLLKRGLDAGALLLGLGALTLAAARLAGLLPGARWALAGWAALAAALLWAGARSASQLMQHADCFLMRNEAVSQQPLREEDTTPLMVRDAAGFVRRNKQGPFLLFVSFLHVHLPLATTKQFRGRSAHGLYGDNVEEMDWMVGQILGALDAEGVADRTLVYFTSDHGGWLEARFGREQCGGWNGIYKGKGKTTTGLRQCHHDRAEPALGFATLERFTGAGSLVFAPQKQERKNHHWLTAMPSRQSRAGPGVCDTGALYGGKGMAGWEGGIRVPGIFRWPGVLPAGREVHEPTSLMDIFPTVVQLAGGQVPQDRVLDGRDLMPLLLGVTQHSDHEFLMHYCEHVLHAVRWHQRSRGALWKVHFFTPSFHPEGAGACYDRVVCPCSPPGVARHDPPLLFDLSRDPSEAQPLTPATEGAFWQVVERVAQAVQEHQRTLSPVRLQLDGSDNVWKAWLQPCCGPFPLCRCHDPENPQ, encoded by the exons ATGCGTGCCCCCGAGCTGGCCGG GCGCTGGCTGCCCGCAGCCCTGGGCCTGCTCCTGGCTTGGATGCCATCGGCGGCCCACGACTTGGCCGGTTCGAGACCCAACTTCGTGCTCCTGATGGTGGATGATCTCGGCATTGGGGACATCGGCTGCTACGGAAACCGCACCATCAG GACTCCAAACATCGACCGCCTCGCTCGGGAAGGGGTGAAGCTCACCCAGCACATCGCAGCCGCCTCCGTGTGCACCCCGAGCCGGGCGGCCTTCCTGACCGGCCGGTACCCGCTGCGCTCGG GCATGGTGTCCTCCCAAGGAAACCGAGTCCTGCTGTCGGCAGCGGTGTCCGGGGGCCTCCCCACCAACGAGACAACATTTGCCAAAATACTTCGAGAGGAAGGCTACGCCACCGGCATAATAG gaaaGTGGCACTTGGGCCTGAACTGCGCGTGGCGCGACGACCACTGCCACCACCCGGCGGCGCACGGCTTCCTCCACTTCTACGGGACGCCCTTCACCATGACCTTGGACTGCCTGGGCTGGGGGAGGTCCCCGAAGCACGTGCTCCTGAAGCGCGGCCTGGACGCGGGCGCGCTCCTGCTGGGCCTGGGCGCGCTCACgctggcggccgcccggctcgcgGGGCTGCTGCCCGGGGCGCGGTGGGCGCTGGCCGGCTGGGCGGCGCTGGCGGCCGCGCTGCTGTGGGCGGGCGCGCGCTCCGcgagccagctgatgcagcacgCCGACTGCTTCCTGATGCGGAACGAGGCCGTGTCCCAGCAGCCCCTGCGCGAGGAGGACACCACGCCCCTCATGGTCCGCGACGCCGCCGGATTCGTCCGCAG GAACAAGCAAGGCCCCTTCCtgctgtttgtgtccttcctgcACGTGCACCTTCCGCTGGCCACCACCAAGCAGTTCCGGGGCAGGAGCGCCCACGGGCTCTACGGGGACAACGTGGAGGAGATGGACTGGATGGTGG GCCAGATCCTGGGCGCGCTGGACGCGGAGGGCGTGGCCGACCGCACGCTGGTTTACTTCACGTCCGATCACGGCGGCTGGCTGGAGGCGCGCTTCGGGCGGGAGCAGTGCGGCGGCTGGAACGGGATCTACAAAG GAAAGGGAAAAACCACCACTGGCTTACGGCAATGCCATCACGACAGAGCAGAGCCGGCCCTGGGGTTTGCGACACTGGAGCGCTTTACGGGAGCTGGCAGCCTCGTTTTCGCCCCCCAAAAGCAGGAAAGGAAAAACCACCACTGGCTTACGGCAATGCCATCACGACAGAGCAGAGCCGGCCCTGGGGTTTGCGACACTGGAGCGCTTTACG GTGGCAAAGGCATGGCCGGCTGGGAAGGGGGCATCCGCGTCCCCGGCATCTTCCGCTGGCCCGGGGTGCTGCCCGCCGGCCGCGAGGTCCACGAGCCCACCAGCCTGATGGACATCTTCCCCACGGTGGTCCAGCTGGCGGGCGGCCAGGTGCCCCAGGACAG GGTGCTGGATGGCCGGGACCTCATGCCTTTGCTGCTGGGGGTCACCCAGCACTCGGACCACGAGTTTCTGATGCACTACTGTGAACACGTCCTGCACGCCGTCCGCTGGCACCAAAGGAGCC GAGGTGCCCTCTGGAAAGTGCACTTCTTCACGCCCAGCTTCCACCCGGAGGGCGCCGGCGCCTGCTACGACCGAGTCGTCTGCCCATGCTCCCCGCCGGGGGTCGCCCGGCATGACCCACCCCTGCTCTTCGACCTGTCCCGAGACCCCTCGGAGGCCCAGCCCCTCACGCCGGCCACGGAGGGCGCCTTCTGGCAGGTGGTGGAGCGGGTGGCCCAGGCTGTGCAGGAGCACCAGCGGACACTCAGCCCCGTCCGCCTGCAGCTGGACGGCTCGGACAACGTGTGGAAGGCCTGGCTCCAGCCCTGCTGCGGCCCCTTCCCCTTGTGTCGGTGCCACGACCCAGAGAACCCGCAGTGA
- the LOC142435565 gene encoding arylsulfatase D-like produces MDLCRVLLALGLLLEPWELRADSAVRPNILLIMADDLGIGDLGCYGNDTLRTPNIDRLAQEGVKLTQHLAAAPLCTPSRAAFLTGRHAFRSGMDASGGYRALQWNAGSGGLPPNETTFARLLHLQGYRTGIIGKWHQGVSCRARGDHCHHPLQHGFDSFYGMPFSLVNDCHPRRPPEVDAALRAKLGAFSQALALAVLTLAGGRALGSLSLPWRAIVGLAGLAALFSASWYSSFGFVRRWNCVLMRDGRVTEQPMQLERAAGRMLREARAFLRSNKHRPFLLFVSLLHVHLPLVSTPRFLGKSRHGAYGDNVEEMDWMVGEILRALEEHGLKNNTFTYFTSDHGGHLEARDGPRQLGGWNGVYRGGKGMAGWEGGIRVPGIFRWPGELPAGREVHEPTSLMDIFPTVVQLGGGQVPQDRVLDGHNLLPLLRGTAPHAPHEFLFHYCGVHLHAARWHHRDSGRTWKVHYVTPQFHPEGAGACYGRGVCPCAGPGVTHHSPPLLFELSRDPSEAHPLTPESEPLHGEVLARVGAAVDKQRASLQPAPAQLSVGNIAWKPWLQPCCGTFPFCACQEDDEGGGAPQEPGP; encoded by the exons AT GGACCTCTGCCGAGTTCTCCTCGCGCTCGGGCTGCTTCTGGAGCCCTGGGAGCTCCGGGCAGACAGCGCCGTGCGACCCAATATCCTCCTGATCATGGCGGATGACCTGGGCATCGGGGATCTCGGTTGCTATGGAAACGACACGCTGAG GACCCCCAATATTGACCGGCTGGCCCAGGAAGGCGTGAAGCTGACGCAGCACCTGGCCGCTGCGCCCCTGTGCACCCCGAGCCGAGCTGCTTTCCTCACCGGGAGGCACGCCTTCCGCTCAG GTATGGATGCCAGTGGCGGGTACCGGGCGCTGCAGTGGAACGCAGGCTCAGGCGGGCTTCCTCCCAACGAGACCACCTTCGCCCGGCTGCTGCACCTGCAAGGCTACAGGACGGGGATCATAG GAAAGTGGCACCAGGGCGTGAGCTGCCGGGCGCGGGGCGACCACTGCCACCACCCGCTGCAGCACGGGTTTGACTCCTTCTACGGCATGCCCTTCTCGCTGGTCAACGACTGCCACCCCCGGCGCCCGCCCGAGGTGGACGCCGCCCTGCGCGCCAAGCTGGGGGCCTTCTCGCAGGCGCTGGCGCTGGCCGTGCTCACGCTGGCGGGCGGCCGGGCGCTGGGCTCGCTGTCCCTGCCCTGGAGGGCCATCGTGGGCCTGGCCGGCCTGGCCGCGCTCTTCTCCGCGTCCTGGTACAGCAGCTTCGGCTTCGTGCGCCGCTGGAACTGCGTCCTGATGCGCGACGGCCGCGTCACCGAGCAGCCCATGCAGCTGGAGCGGGCGGCCGGCAGGATGCTGCGCGAGGCCCGGGCCTTCCTGCGCAG CAACAAGCACCGGCCCTTCCTGCTGTTCGTCTCCTTGCTGCACGTCCATCTGCCCCTGGTCAGCACGCCCAGGTTCCTCGGGAAGAGCCGGCACGGCGCGTACGGGGACAACGTGGAGGAGATGGACTGGATGGTGG GTGAAATCCTGCGCGCCCTTGAGGAGCACGGGCTGAAGAACAACACCTTCACCTACTTCACCTCCGACCACGGAGGCCACCTGGAGGCCAGAGACGGGCCGCGCCAGCTGGGCGGCTGGAACGGAGTGTACCGCG GAGGCAAAGGCATGGCCGGCTGGGAAGGGGGCATCCGCGTCCCCGGCATCTTCCGCTGGCCCGGGGAGCTGCCCGCCGGCCGCGAGGTCCACGAGCCCACCAGCCTGATGGACATCTTCCCCACGGTGGTCCAGCTGGGGGGCGGCCAggtgccccaggacag GGTGCTGGACGGACACAACCTGCTGCCCCTGCTGCGGGGGACGGCCCCGCACGCGCCCCACGAGTTCCTGTTCCACTACTGCGGGGTCCACCTGCACGCTGCCCGCTGGCATCACAGGGACA GCGGCAGGACCTGGAAGGTGCACTACGTGACCCCGCAGTTCCACCCCGAGGGGGCCGGGGCCTGCTACGGCCGAGGGGTCTGTCCATGCGCCGGGCCCGGCGTCACGCACCACAGCCCGCCCCTGCTCTTCGAGCTGTCCAGGGACCCCTCCGAGGCGCACCCGCTGACCCCCGAGTCCGAGCCGCTGCACGGCGAGGTGCTGGCGCGCGTGGGCGCGGCGGTGGACAAGCAGCGGGCGTCCCTGCAGCCCGCGCCCGCGCAGCTCTCCGTGGGCAACATCGCCTGGAAGCCCTGGCTGCAGCCCTGCTGCGGGACCTTCCCCTTCTGCGCCTGCCAGGAGGACGACGAAGGCGGCGGGGCCCCCCAGGAGCCGGGGCCATGA
- the LOC142435555 gene encoding arylsulfatase L-like isoform X1, with product MGWRAKEANAAHMRAPELAGRWLPAALGLLLAWMPSAAHDLAGSRPNFVLLMVDDLGIGDIGCYGNRTIRTPNIDRLAREGVKLTQHIAAASVCTPSRAAFLTGRYPLRSGMVSSQGNRVLLSAAVSGGLPTNETTFAKILREEGYATGIIGKWHLGLNCAWRDDHCHHPAAHGFLHFYGTPFTMTLDCLGWGRSPKHVLLKRGLDAGALLLGLGALTLAAARLAGLLPGARWALAGWAALAAALLWAGARSASQLMQHADCFLMRNEAVSQQPLREEDTTPLMVRDAAGFVRRNKQGPFLLFVSFLHVHLPLATTKQFRGRSAHGLYGDNVEEMDWMVGQILGALDAEGVADRTLVYFTSDHGGWLEARFGREQCGGWNGIYKGKGKTTTGLRQCHHDRAEPALGFATLERFTGAGSLVFAPQKQERKNHHWLTAMPSRQSRAGPGVCDTGALYGGKGMAGWEGGIRVPGIFRWPGVLPAGREVHEPTSLMDIFPTVVQLAGGQVPQDRVLDGRDLMPLLLGVTQHSDHEFLMHYCEHVLHAVRWHQRSRGALWKVHFFTPSFHPEGAGACYDRVVCPCSPPGVARHDPPLLFDLSRDPSEAQPLTPATEGAFWQVVERVAQAVQEHQRTLSPVRLQLDGSDNVWKAWLQPCCGPFPLCRCHDPENPQ from the exons aTGGGCTGGAGGGCG AAAGAAGCCAACGCTGCACACATGCGTGCCCCCGAGCTGGCCGG GCGCTGGCTGCCCGCAGCCCTGGGCCTGCTCCTGGCTTGGATGCCATCGGCGGCCCACGACTTGGCCGGTTCGAGACCCAACTTCGTGCTCCTGATGGTGGATGATCTCGGCATTGGGGACATCGGCTGCTACGGAAACCGCACCATCAG GACTCCAAACATCGACCGCCTCGCTCGGGAAGGGGTGAAGCTCACCCAGCACATCGCAGCCGCCTCCGTGTGCACCCCGAGCCGGGCGGCCTTCCTGACCGGCCGGTACCCGCTGCGCTCGG GCATGGTGTCCTCCCAAGGAAACCGAGTCCTGCTGTCGGCAGCGGTGTCCGGGGGCCTCCCCACCAACGAGACAACATTTGCCAAAATACTTCGAGAGGAAGGCTACGCCACCGGCATAATAG gaaaGTGGCACTTGGGCCTGAACTGCGCGTGGCGCGACGACCACTGCCACCACCCGGCGGCGCACGGCTTCCTCCACTTCTACGGGACGCCCTTCACCATGACCTTGGACTGCCTGGGCTGGGGGAGGTCCCCGAAGCACGTGCTCCTGAAGCGCGGCCTGGACGCGGGCGCGCTCCTGCTGGGCCTGGGCGCGCTCACgctggcggccgcccggctcgcgGGGCTGCTGCCCGGGGCGCGGTGGGCGCTGGCCGGCTGGGCGGCGCTGGCGGCCGCGCTGCTGTGGGCGGGCGCGCGCTCCGcgagccagctgatgcagcacgCCGACTGCTTCCTGATGCGGAACGAGGCCGTGTCCCAGCAGCCCCTGCGCGAGGAGGACACCACGCCCCTCATGGTCCGCGACGCCGCCGGATTCGTCCGCAG GAACAAGCAAGGCCCCTTCCtgctgtttgtgtccttcctgcACGTGCACCTTCCGCTGGCCACCACCAAGCAGTTCCGGGGCAGGAGCGCCCACGGGCTCTACGGGGACAACGTGGAGGAGATGGACTGGATGGTGG GCCAGATCCTGGGCGCGCTGGACGCGGAGGGCGTGGCCGACCGCACGCTGGTTTACTTCACGTCCGATCACGGCGGCTGGCTGGAGGCGCGCTTCGGGCGGGAGCAGTGCGGCGGCTGGAACGGGATCTACAAAG GAAAGGGAAAAACCACCACTGGCTTACGGCAATGCCATCACGACAGAGCAGAGCCGGCCCTGGGGTTTGCGACACTGGAGCGCTTTACGGGAGCTGGCAGCCTCGTTTTCGCCCCCCAAAAGCAGGAAAGGAAAAACCACCACTGGCTTACGGCAATGCCATCACGACAGAGCAGAGCCGGCCCTGGGGTTTGCGACACTGGAGCGCTTTACG GTGGCAAAGGCATGGCCGGCTGGGAAGGGGGCATCCGCGTCCCCGGCATCTTCCGCTGGCCCGGGGTGCTGCCCGCCGGCCGCGAGGTCCACGAGCCCACCAGCCTGATGGACATCTTCCCCACGGTGGTCCAGCTGGCGGGCGGCCAGGTGCCCCAGGACAG GGTGCTGGATGGCCGGGACCTCATGCCTTTGCTGCTGGGGGTCACCCAGCACTCGGACCACGAGTTTCTGATGCACTACTGTGAACACGTCCTGCACGCCGTCCGCTGGCACCAAAGGAGCC GAGGTGCCCTCTGGAAAGTGCACTTCTTCACGCCCAGCTTCCACCCGGAGGGCGCCGGCGCCTGCTACGACCGAGTCGTCTGCCCATGCTCCCCGCCGGGGGTCGCCCGGCATGACCCACCCCTGCTCTTCGACCTGTCCCGAGACCCCTCGGAGGCCCAGCCCCTCACGCCGGCCACGGAGGGCGCCTTCTGGCAGGTGGTGGAGCGGGTGGCCCAGGCTGTGCAGGAGCACCAGCGGACACTCAGCCCCGTCCGCCTGCAGCTGGACGGCTCGGACAACGTGTGGAAGGCCTGGCTCCAGCCCTGCTGCGGCCCCTTCCCCTTGTGTCGGTGCCACGACCCAGAGAACCCGCAGTGA
- the LOC142435555 gene encoding arylsulfatase L-like isoform X3: MGWRAKEANAAHMRAPELAGRWLPAALGLLLAWMPSAAHDLAGSRPNFVLLMVDDLGIGDIGCYGNRTIRTPNIDRLAREGVKLTQHIAAASVCTPSRAAFLTGRYPLRSGMVSSQGNRVLLSAAVSGGLPTNETTFAKILREEGYATGIIGKWHLGLNCAWRDDHCHHPAAHGFLHFYGTPFTMTLDCLGWGRSPKHVLLKRGLDAGALLLGLGALTLAAARLAGLLPGARWALAGWAALAAALLWAGARSASQLMQHADCFLMRNEAVSQQPLREEDTTPLMVRDAAGFVRRNKQGPFLLFVSFLHVHLPLATTKQFRGRSAHGLYGDNVEEMDWMVGQILGALDAEGVADRTLVYFTSDHGGWLEARFGREQCGGWNGIYKGGKGMAGWEGGIRVPGIFRWPGVLPAGREVHEPTSLMDIFPTVVQLAGGQVPQDRVLDGRDLMPLLLGVTQHSDHEFLMHYCEHVLHAVRWHQRSRGALWKVHFFTPSFHPEGAGACYDRVVCPCSPPGVARHDPPLLFDLSRDPSEAQPLTPATEGAFWQVVERVAQAVQEHQRTLSPVRLQLDGSDNVWKAWLQPCCGPFPLCRCHDPENPQ, encoded by the exons aTGGGCTGGAGGGCG AAAGAAGCCAACGCTGCACACATGCGTGCCCCCGAGCTGGCCGG GCGCTGGCTGCCCGCAGCCCTGGGCCTGCTCCTGGCTTGGATGCCATCGGCGGCCCACGACTTGGCCGGTTCGAGACCCAACTTCGTGCTCCTGATGGTGGATGATCTCGGCATTGGGGACATCGGCTGCTACGGAAACCGCACCATCAG GACTCCAAACATCGACCGCCTCGCTCGGGAAGGGGTGAAGCTCACCCAGCACATCGCAGCCGCCTCCGTGTGCACCCCGAGCCGGGCGGCCTTCCTGACCGGCCGGTACCCGCTGCGCTCGG GCATGGTGTCCTCCCAAGGAAACCGAGTCCTGCTGTCGGCAGCGGTGTCCGGGGGCCTCCCCACCAACGAGACAACATTTGCCAAAATACTTCGAGAGGAAGGCTACGCCACCGGCATAATAG gaaaGTGGCACTTGGGCCTGAACTGCGCGTGGCGCGACGACCACTGCCACCACCCGGCGGCGCACGGCTTCCTCCACTTCTACGGGACGCCCTTCACCATGACCTTGGACTGCCTGGGCTGGGGGAGGTCCCCGAAGCACGTGCTCCTGAAGCGCGGCCTGGACGCGGGCGCGCTCCTGCTGGGCCTGGGCGCGCTCACgctggcggccgcccggctcgcgGGGCTGCTGCCCGGGGCGCGGTGGGCGCTGGCCGGCTGGGCGGCGCTGGCGGCCGCGCTGCTGTGGGCGGGCGCGCGCTCCGcgagccagctgatgcagcacgCCGACTGCTTCCTGATGCGGAACGAGGCCGTGTCCCAGCAGCCCCTGCGCGAGGAGGACACCACGCCCCTCATGGTCCGCGACGCCGCCGGATTCGTCCGCAG GAACAAGCAAGGCCCCTTCCtgctgtttgtgtccttcctgcACGTGCACCTTCCGCTGGCCACCACCAAGCAGTTCCGGGGCAGGAGCGCCCACGGGCTCTACGGGGACAACGTGGAGGAGATGGACTGGATGGTGG GCCAGATCCTGGGCGCGCTGGACGCGGAGGGCGTGGCCGACCGCACGCTGGTTTACTTCACGTCCGATCACGGCGGCTGGCTGGAGGCGCGCTTCGGGCGGGAGCAGTGCGGCGGCTGGAACGGGATCTACAAAG GTGGCAAAGGCATGGCCGGCTGGGAAGGGGGCATCCGCGTCCCCGGCATCTTCCGCTGGCCCGGGGTGCTGCCCGCCGGCCGCGAGGTCCACGAGCCCACCAGCCTGATGGACATCTTCCCCACGGTGGTCCAGCTGGCGGGCGGCCAGGTGCCCCAGGACAG GGTGCTGGATGGCCGGGACCTCATGCCTTTGCTGCTGGGGGTCACCCAGCACTCGGACCACGAGTTTCTGATGCACTACTGTGAACACGTCCTGCACGCCGTCCGCTGGCACCAAAGGAGCC GAGGTGCCCTCTGGAAAGTGCACTTCTTCACGCCCAGCTTCCACCCGGAGGGCGCCGGCGCCTGCTACGACCGAGTCGTCTGCCCATGCTCCCCGCCGGGGGTCGCCCGGCATGACCCACCCCTGCTCTTCGACCTGTCCCGAGACCCCTCGGAGGCCCAGCCCCTCACGCCGGCCACGGAGGGCGCCTTCTGGCAGGTGGTGGAGCGGGTGGCCCAGGCTGTGCAGGAGCACCAGCGGACACTCAGCCCCGTCCGCCTGCAGCTGGACGGCTCGGACAACGTGTGGAAGGCCTGGCTCCAGCCCTGCTGCGGCCCCTTCCCCTTGTGTCGGTGCCACGACCCAGAGAACCCGCAGTGA